Proteins encoded within one genomic window of Mycolicibacterium aubagnense:
- a CDS encoding ATP-binding cassette domain-containing protein, giving the protein MSTPAIACDHVTHRYGDFTAVDDVSLTVDVGETMGLLGPNGAGKTTLVRLLTTLTPVQHGQVRIFGLDAGRRTMDIRQNLGYVPQQLSIESALTGRQNVDLFARLYDVPRRERRARVDDALDAMQLLDVADRPAKAYSGGMVRRLELAQALVNRPSLLILDEPTVGLDPIARDSVWTQVATMQREFGMTVLLTTHYMEEADALCDRVALMHHGILQAVGSPTDLKATLGPSATLEDVFRHYAGSDLSGDDERQSLQDIRAGRRTARRVG; this is encoded by the coding sequence ATGAGTACTCCCGCCATCGCATGCGACCACGTCACCCACCGCTACGGCGATTTCACCGCGGTAGACGACGTCAGCCTCACCGTCGACGTGGGTGAAACCATGGGACTACTCGGACCCAACGGCGCCGGGAAGACCACCCTGGTACGGCTGCTCACCACCCTGACCCCGGTGCAGCACGGGCAGGTACGCATCTTCGGACTCGACGCGGGGCGCCGCACCATGGATATCCGGCAGAACCTCGGTTATGTGCCGCAACAACTTTCGATCGAGTCGGCCCTCACCGGACGCCAGAACGTGGACCTGTTCGCCCGGCTGTACGACGTGCCGCGACGCGAACGCCGAGCGCGGGTCGACGACGCGCTCGACGCCATGCAACTGCTCGACGTCGCCGACCGCCCCGCCAAGGCGTATTCCGGCGGCATGGTCCGGCGCCTCGAACTGGCGCAGGCGCTGGTGAACCGGCCGTCGCTGTTGATCCTCGACGAACCCACCGTCGGCCTGGATCCCATTGCCCGCGACAGTGTCTGGACTCAAGTCGCGACCATGCAGCGGGAGTTCGGCATGACAGTCCTGCTCACCACCCACTACATGGAGGAAGCCGACGCGCTGTGCGACCGGGTTGCCCTCATGCACCACGGCATCCTGCAGGCCGTCGGCTCCCCCACGGATCTGAAAGCGACACTCGGACCGTCCGCCACCCTCGAGGACGTCTTCCGGCACTACGCCGGCTCCGACCTGTCCGGGGATGACGAACGACAATCCCTGCAGGACATCCGTGCCGGAAGGAGGACGGCCCGCCGTGTCGGTTGA
- a CDS encoding class I SAM-dependent methyltransferase produces MTDRLPVDLTGAPQTMLATLYGKALDADLPNSVLHDTYARDVVAGIDYDWSRTTMTAARSPGVTLRSAYFDMTTRQFLAVHPEAVVLHLGCGLDSRYYRLDPGPGVDWYDIDYPEVADLRRRLYPAREHCHIVSASVTDPAWLADIPADRPVLMLAEGLTMYLSEADGQALLRRIVAQFPCGELQFDAFSRLGVKLQWTNSVVRRSGATLQWAMDSPDDVLSAVPGLRLLSWVSALDTDGYDRLPTGLRVVAAVMRVVPGMRYMSQYHRYSWG; encoded by the coding sequence ATGACGGACAGATTGCCGGTGGACCTGACGGGGGCGCCCCAGACCATGCTGGCCACGCTGTACGGCAAGGCGCTCGATGCCGACCTGCCGAACTCGGTGCTGCATGACACCTATGCCAGGGACGTCGTCGCCGGCATCGACTACGACTGGTCGCGGACGACGATGACGGCGGCCAGATCGCCAGGGGTCACCCTCCGGTCCGCCTACTTCGATATGACCACCCGGCAGTTCCTCGCCGTGCATCCGGAAGCCGTTGTGCTGCATCTGGGTTGCGGGCTGGACAGCCGGTACTACCGGCTGGATCCGGGGCCGGGCGTCGACTGGTACGACATCGACTACCCGGAAGTCGCCGATCTGCGCCGGCGGTTGTATCCCGCCCGCGAGCACTGTCACATCGTGTCCGCATCGGTGACCGACCCGGCGTGGCTGGCTGATATCCCGGCGGACCGTCCGGTGCTCATGCTGGCCGAGGGCCTCACCATGTACCTGAGCGAGGCCGACGGGCAGGCCCTGTTGCGCCGTATCGTGGCGCAGTTCCCTTGCGGGGAGCTGCAATTCGACGCCTTCAGCCGGCTGGGCGTGAAACTGCAATGGACCAACTCGGTCGTGCGCCGTTCGGGTGCGACGTTGCAGTGGGCCATGGACAGCCCCGACGACGTGCTGTCGGCGGTCCCGGGTCTGCGGCTGCTGTCGTGGGTGTCGGCTTTGGACACCGACGGCTACGACCGGCTGCCGACGGGACTGCGCGTGGTGGCCGCCGTCATGCGTGTCGTGCCCGGTATGCGTTATATGTCGCAGTACCACCGGTATTCGTGGGGCTGA
- a CDS encoding nuclear transport factor 2 family protein — MTGNTFSREELIAAFEVFEQTVDRAAQTRDWDPWTDHYTEDVLYIEHAMGTMHGREEVRPWIWNTMENFPGSYMTSFPSLWKVYDEATGRVICELDNPMRDPGDGTIIGATNISIMTYAGDGLWSKQEDIYNPMKFLETTMAWCRKAEALGTLPDVAEEWMRKFGGRGHR; from the coding sequence GTGACGGGCAACACTTTCAGCCGCGAGGAGCTCATCGCGGCCTTCGAGGTCTTCGAGCAGACCGTGGATCGCGCCGCCCAGACGCGCGACTGGGATCCGTGGACCGACCACTACACCGAGGACGTGCTGTACATCGAGCACGCCATGGGCACCATGCACGGGCGCGAAGAGGTGCGGCCCTGGATCTGGAACACCATGGAGAACTTCCCCGGCAGCTACATGACGTCGTTTCCGTCGCTGTGGAAGGTGTACGACGAGGCGACCGGCCGCGTCATCTGCGAACTGGACAACCCCATGCGCGATCCCGGTGACGGCACCATCATCGGCGCCACCAACATCTCGATCATGACGTACGCGGGCGACGGGCTGTGGAGCAAGCAGGAAGACATCTACAACCCCATGAAGTTCCTCGAGACCACCATGGCGTGGTGCAGGAAGGCCGAAGCCCTGGGCACATTGCCCGACGTGGCCGAGGAATGGATGCGCAAGTTCGGCGGCAGGGGGCACCGGTGA
- a CDS encoding alpha/beta fold hydrolase: protein MTERISQYRHDGLTFDVVDSGPIDGDVVVLLHGFPQTAESWAAVSELLHAKGFRTLVPNQRGYSAGARPRGRRQYTIPKLTDDVAALIDVVGGPVHVVGHDWGAAIAWALTARRPELVRTLTAVSVPHTGAFLKAMVVGTQALHSYYMLIFQLPWLGEQFAKLAMPRSGMTADALAVTRAEVFDSGALTTALNWYRAMPFVNPKSAFTPVTRPTTYIWSDGDIALGRKGALLTEQFVHAPYKFEIVEGANHWLPDQHPELVARLITERAATV from the coding sequence GTGACCGAACGGATTTCGCAGTACCGCCATGACGGACTGACCTTCGACGTGGTCGACTCCGGCCCCATCGACGGCGACGTCGTGGTGTTGTTGCACGGCTTTCCGCAGACCGCCGAGTCCTGGGCGGCGGTGTCGGAGCTGTTGCACGCCAAAGGCTTCCGTACCTTGGTACCCAATCAGCGCGGCTATTCGGCCGGTGCCCGGCCGCGTGGCCGGCGGCAGTACACGATTCCCAAACTGACCGATGACGTCGCCGCGCTGATCGACGTGGTCGGCGGACCGGTGCACGTGGTCGGGCACGACTGGGGTGCGGCGATAGCCTGGGCACTGACTGCGAGGCGGCCGGAGCTGGTGCGCACGCTGACCGCGGTCTCGGTGCCGCACACCGGCGCCTTCCTGAAGGCGATGGTCGTCGGGACGCAGGCGCTGCACTCCTATTACATGCTGATCTTCCAGCTGCCGTGGCTCGGTGAGCAATTCGCGAAGCTGGCCATGCCGCGCAGCGGTATGACCGCCGACGCCCTGGCCGTCACGCGGGCCGAGGTGTTCGACAGCGGCGCCCTGACGACCGCGCTCAACTGGTACCGCGCCATGCCGTTCGTGAACCCGAAATCGGCGTTCACCCCGGTAACCCGGCCGACCACCTACATCTGGAGCGACGGCGACATCGCCCTCGGCCGCAAGGGCGCCCTGCTGACCGAGCAGTTCGTCCACGCGCCGTACAAGTTCGAGATCGTGGAGGGTGCCAACCACTGGTTGCCCGATCAGCATCCCGAGCTGGTCGCCCGGCTGATCACCGAGCGCGCCGCGACCGTGTGA
- a CDS encoding cellulase family glycosylhydrolase, whose amino-acid sequence MRYPLKIAATIFTVAAVSAAATETLANSPATIPFIPTGISQSASSVGFADSDVFGMNPADINHTFDLMAETGVHSVRIIIPWAGVEPSQGNFDWGQVDTVVGAANAHRMSVVGALVATPAWAVAPGAQPISGPPASAEAYGDFAGAVASHFRGRVDAYEIWNEPNAVMSWTSGPQGPQPDVYAGLLKASYPKIKAADRGAVVIGGVVGAVVSFFALTMDPVTFVQKMYAAGAAGSFDALSFHPYHYNLKFSAGAGVPNSPLSQTDGIHQAMAANGDGGKKIWATEYGEPNSAVDEATQADYIRDFLAKWRTLPYAGPSYIYTTRDRATGSANPEESIGVYRTDWTPKPAQAVVKSMA is encoded by the coding sequence TTGCGCTACCCACTCAAGATCGCTGCGACCATCTTCACCGTCGCGGCAGTTTCCGCCGCCGCCACCGAAACCCTGGCCAATAGCCCGGCCACCATCCCCTTCATCCCGACGGGCATCAGCCAGTCGGCCAGCAGTGTCGGCTTCGCCGACTCCGATGTGTTCGGCATGAACCCTGCAGACATCAACCACACTTTCGATCTGATGGCGGAAACGGGTGTCCACTCCGTTCGGATCATCATCCCGTGGGCCGGCGTCGAGCCGTCCCAGGGCAACTTCGACTGGGGTCAGGTCGACACCGTTGTCGGCGCGGCCAACGCCCACCGCATGTCGGTGGTCGGCGCGCTGGTGGCGACGCCCGCCTGGGCCGTCGCCCCCGGCGCGCAACCGATCAGCGGCCCGCCCGCATCGGCAGAGGCGTACGGAGACTTCGCCGGCGCCGTCGCGTCCCACTTCCGGGGCCGCGTCGATGCCTATGAGATCTGGAACGAGCCGAATGCCGTGATGTCCTGGACCTCGGGCCCGCAGGGACCCCAGCCGGACGTCTATGCCGGATTGCTCAAGGCCTCGTACCCGAAGATCAAGGCCGCCGACAGGGGCGCCGTGGTGATCGGCGGCGTGGTGGGCGCCGTCGTCTCATTCTTCGCGTTGACCATGGATCCGGTGACGTTCGTACAGAAGATGTACGCGGCGGGTGCGGCCGGTTCGTTCGACGCGCTGTCGTTCCACCCGTACCACTACAACCTCAAGTTCTCGGCCGGCGCCGGAGTGCCCAACTCGCCGCTGAGCCAGACCGACGGCATCCACCAGGCCATGGCCGCCAACGGCGACGGCGGCAAGAAGATCTGGGCCACCGAGTACGGCGAGCCCAACTCGGCCGTCGACGAGGCCACCCAGGCCGACTACATCCGCGACTTCCTGGCCAAGTGGCGCACCCTGCCGTACGCCGGCCCGTCGTACATCTACACCACGCGCGACCGCGCCACCGGCAGCGCAAACCCCGAGGAATCCATCGGCGTCTACCGCACCGACTGGACGCCGAAGCCGGCTCAGGCGGTCGTGAAGTCCATGGCCTGA
- a CDS encoding TetR/AcrR family transcriptional regulator yields the protein MSEQALEPTRRRLTAKQADTVDRLSRAALDLLRREGFAGLTVRRVAADAGVGAATAYTYFSSKEHLVAEVFWRRLASSPPAEHDSDDPATRVTEVLRHIALLVIDEPEFAGAVTNALLGRDPDVEVLRQRIAHDIRSRLAAALGPDVDEDVIESLEMLYSGALVRAGMGFTSYDDIAERLEKSARLMLR from the coding sequence GTGTCCGAACAGGCGCTTGAGCCCACCCGGCGCCGTTTGACGGCCAAACAGGCCGATACGGTCGACCGGCTGAGCCGTGCCGCCCTCGACCTGCTGCGTCGCGAGGGTTTCGCGGGTCTGACGGTCCGGCGGGTCGCGGCCGATGCGGGCGTCGGGGCGGCAACCGCCTACACCTACTTCTCGTCCAAGGAACACCTGGTCGCGGAGGTGTTCTGGCGCCGGTTGGCATCCTCGCCGCCCGCGGAGCACGACTCCGACGACCCCGCGACCCGGGTGACAGAGGTGCTGCGGCACATCGCGCTGCTCGTCATCGACGAACCGGAGTTCGCCGGGGCGGTGACCAACGCGCTGCTTGGGCGCGATCCCGATGTCGAGGTGCTGCGGCAGCGCATCGCCCACGACATCCGGTCCCGGCTGGCGGCGGCGCTCGGCCCGGATGTGGACGAGGACGTCATCGAATCGCTGGAAATGCTCTATTCGGGCGCGCTGGTCCGCGCGGGCATGGGGTTCACGTCGTACGACGACATCGCGGAGCGGCTGGAGAAGTCAGCCCGGCTGATGCTGCGCTGA
- a CDS encoding enoyl-CoA hydratase/isomerase family protein → MFPAYRTLLTAFDGGVVTLTLNRPERRNAFGDGMREELADAYTRGNAADDVRAIVLTGAPPAFCAGADLAAGDQTFAAPGPEFSAAGIPVPAWSLSKPVIAAVNGHAIGLGLTLALQCDIRIFAADARYGVVQVRRGVVGDAYSHWALPRLVGIARAAEILLTGTTFDGNRAAELGITSRVLPADEVLPAALAVAHDIADNTAPMSVAASKRLLWDSFELSRDEVGERETEIHRAVMAHDDAREGVRALQAGRPPRWSGRPVDPTV, encoded by the coding sequence GTGTTCCCCGCGTACCGCACCCTGCTGACCGCATTCGACGGCGGTGTGGTGACGTTGACGCTGAACCGGCCGGAGCGGCGCAACGCTTTTGGGGACGGGATGCGGGAGGAACTCGCCGACGCCTACACCCGCGGCAACGCGGCCGACGATGTCCGGGCCATCGTGCTGACCGGGGCGCCACCGGCGTTCTGCGCCGGCGCCGACCTGGCGGCGGGCGACCAGACGTTCGCGGCGCCGGGCCCGGAGTTCAGCGCGGCCGGCATCCCGGTGCCTGCGTGGTCGTTGAGCAAGCCGGTGATCGCGGCGGTCAACGGGCACGCGATCGGATTGGGGCTGACCCTGGCGCTGCAGTGCGACATTCGAATCTTCGCCGCCGACGCGCGCTATGGCGTCGTGCAGGTGCGCCGCGGCGTGGTGGGGGACGCGTACTCGCATTGGGCGCTGCCGCGGCTGGTCGGCATCGCGCGAGCCGCCGAAATCCTCTTGACCGGAACAACTTTCGACGGAAATCGGGCCGCCGAGCTGGGTATCACGAGCCGGGTGCTGCCCGCCGACGAGGTGCTGCCGGCCGCGCTGGCTGTCGCCCACGACATCGCGGACAACACGGCGCCGATGTCGGTGGCCGCCAGCAAGCGGCTGCTCTGGGATTCGTTCGAACTGTCACGCGACGAAGTGGGGGAGCGGGAGACCGAGATTCACCGCGCAGTGATGGCGCACGACGATGCCAGGGAAGGTGTGCGGGCGTTGCAGGCCGGGCGGCCGCCGCGGTGGTCGGGCCGGCCGGTGGATCCGACGGTCTAG
- a CDS encoding NAD-dependent epimerase/dehydratase family protein: MTALVIGANGYLGSHVTRQLAAAGEDVRVMVRAGANTIGIDDLAVTRYEGDIWDNDTLRAAMTGADVVYYCVVDTRGWLRDPSPLFRTNVEGTRNVLDVAVEPEIASGLKKFVFTSSYATVGRKRGFVSTEADIADERTLPPYVRSRVQAEKLVLAYARERGLPAVAMCVSTTYGGTDWGRTPHGAIIAGAAFGKLPFVMSGIELEAVDVNDAARALILAAERGRPGERYLISDKMISNAEVARIAAAEAGVPPPAKSLSLPVTYALATMGTIKGRLKGTDEHLSLASLRLMRAEAPVDCTKARAELGWEPRPVEDAVREAARFWIGLRKARQAQKSTG; encoded by the coding sequence GTGACCGCGCTCGTCATCGGGGCCAACGGCTACCTCGGCTCGCACGTGACCCGGCAGCTCGCGGCCGCCGGGGAAGACGTGCGGGTCATGGTGCGGGCCGGCGCGAACACCATCGGCATCGACGACCTTGCCGTCACCCGCTACGAAGGCGACATCTGGGACAACGACACCCTGCGTGCGGCGATGACCGGAGCCGACGTCGTCTATTACTGCGTGGTCGACACCCGCGGCTGGCTTCGGGACCCGTCGCCGTTGTTCCGCACCAACGTCGAGGGCACCCGCAACGTGCTGGACGTCGCGGTGGAGCCCGAAATCGCTTCGGGCCTCAAGAAATTCGTTTTCACCAGTAGCTACGCCACGGTCGGGCGCAAGCGTGGGTTCGTCTCCACCGAAGCGGACATCGCCGACGAACGGACGTTGCCGCCGTACGTGCGGTCACGCGTGCAGGCCGAGAAGCTGGTGCTCGCGTACGCCCGCGAGCGCGGGCTGCCGGCGGTCGCGATGTGCGTGTCCACCACGTACGGCGGAACCGACTGGGGCCGTACCCCGCACGGCGCCATCATCGCCGGCGCCGCGTTCGGGAAGCTGCCGTTCGTGATGAGCGGCATCGAACTGGAAGCGGTCGACGTCAACGACGCCGCGCGGGCACTGATCCTGGCGGCCGAAAGGGGCAGGCCCGGTGAGCGATACCTGATCTCCGACAAGATGATCAGCAATGCGGAGGTGGCGCGGATCGCCGCGGCCGAGGCGGGCGTACCGCCTCCGGCCAAGTCGCTGTCGCTGCCGGTGACCTACGCGCTGGCCACCATGGGCACCATCAAGGGCCGGCTCAAAGGCACCGACGAGCACTTGTCGCTGGCGTCGCTGCGGCTGATGCGTGCCGAGGCGCCGGTCGACTGCACCAAGGCGCGGGCCGAATTGGGTTGGGAGCCAAGGCCGGTGGAGGACGCGGTGCGGGAGGCGGCGCGGTTCTGGATCGGCCTGCGAAAGGCGCGCCAAGCCCAGAAATCCACGGGCTGA
- a CDS encoding TetR/AcrR family transcriptional regulator, whose translation MADGEVNSAQSAAQPFRGRLLDGLATSLATRGYRDTTVADIVRNAKTSKRTFYDEFASKEECFVELLRTNNEDLIARIRAAIDPDAGWEQQVRYAVDAYVAHIASRPAITLSWIREAPALGDAAQPLNRHAMEQLTDMVVDLTSGAGFQRAGLSPIGRPVALILLGGLRELTALIVEDGRDVDQLTEPALTAALAILGARSSAQHQPG comes from the coding sequence ATGGCAGACGGCGAGGTCAACTCGGCGCAATCGGCTGCGCAGCCGTTCCGCGGGCGGCTGCTCGACGGGCTGGCGACCTCGCTGGCCACCCGGGGTTACCGCGACACCACCGTCGCCGACATCGTCCGTAACGCCAAGACCTCCAAGCGCACGTTCTATGACGAGTTCGCCAGCAAGGAAGAGTGTTTCGTCGAGTTGTTGCGCACCAACAACGAGGACCTCATCGCCCGCATCCGCGCCGCCATCGATCCCGACGCCGGGTGGGAGCAGCAGGTGCGTTATGCGGTCGACGCCTACGTCGCGCACATCGCGTCCCGGCCCGCGATCACGCTGAGCTGGATCCGCGAGGCGCCGGCCCTCGGCGACGCGGCACAACCGCTGAATCGTCATGCCATGGAGCAGCTCACCGACATGGTTGTGGACCTCACGAGCGGCGCGGGATTTCAGCGGGCCGGGCTGTCCCCGATCGGCCGGCCGGTGGCCCTGATCCTGCTCGGCGGTCTTCGCGAACTCACCGCGCTGATCGTCGAGGACGGCCGCGACGTCGACCAACTCACCGAACCGGCGCTCACCGCCGCGCTCGCGATCCTCGGCGCGCGGTCGTCAGCGCAGCATCAGCCGGGCTGA
- the msrA gene encoding peptide-methionine (S)-S-oxide reductase MsrA → MTDTATAILAGGCFWGMQDLIRKQPGVLTTRVGYTGGKNDHPTYRNHPGHAEAVEIEYDPNQTDFRALLEFFFQIHDPSTVNRQGNDVGTSYRSAIFYTDDDQKRVAEDTIADVDASGLWPGKVVTEVTPAVDFWEAEPEHQDYLERIPNGYTCHFPRPGWKLPKRA, encoded by the coding sequence ATGACCGACACTGCGACCGCGATCCTGGCCGGCGGCTGCTTCTGGGGGATGCAGGACCTGATCCGCAAACAGCCGGGGGTGCTGACCACGCGCGTCGGCTACACGGGCGGAAAGAACGATCACCCGACCTATCGCAACCATCCGGGCCACGCCGAGGCCGTCGAAATCGAGTACGACCCGAATCAGACCGATTTTCGGGCGCTACTGGAGTTCTTCTTCCAAATCCACGATCCGTCGACCGTCAATCGGCAGGGCAACGACGTCGGCACGAGCTACCGCTCGGCGATCTTCTACACCGATGACGACCAGAAGCGCGTCGCCGAAGACACCATCGCCGACGTCGACGCGTCCGGGCTGTGGCCCGGCAAGGTCGTCACCGAGGTGACGCCGGCCGTCGACTTCTGGGAGGCCGAGCCCGAACACCAGGACTACCTGGAACGCATCCCCAACGGCTATACCTGCCACTTCCCGCGGCCGGGTTGGAAGTTGCCCAAGCGAGCGTGA
- a CDS encoding ABC transporter permease, which yields MGAFALVELQKLRYDRTELVTRMIQPALWLLIFGQTFSRLHVISTGNVPYLSFLAPGIIAQSALFISIFYGIQIVWDRDAGILAKLMVTPSPASALITGKAFAAGVRSIAQVIGVLAIALLMGIHLSFNPLHILAAMAVVMLGSAFFSCLSMTLAGLVRNRDRLMGIGQAITMPLFFASNALYPVDIMPGWLHALSTVNPLSYEVNALRSLLLGTPGHTLLDIAVLAVAAVLGIATASALLRRLVR from the coding sequence ATGGGCGCGTTCGCGCTCGTCGAACTGCAGAAGCTGCGCTACGACCGCACCGAGCTGGTCACCCGGATGATTCAGCCCGCTCTGTGGCTGCTGATCTTCGGCCAGACCTTCTCCCGGTTGCACGTCATCAGCACCGGCAACGTCCCGTATCTGTCATTCCTGGCGCCCGGCATCATCGCCCAGTCGGCGCTGTTCATCTCGATCTTCTACGGCATCCAGATCGTCTGGGACCGCGACGCCGGCATCCTGGCCAAACTGATGGTCACCCCGTCACCTGCATCGGCGCTGATCACCGGCAAGGCCTTCGCGGCGGGGGTCCGATCGATAGCCCAGGTGATCGGGGTGTTGGCGATCGCGCTGCTGATGGGCATCCATCTCAGTTTCAACCCGCTGCACATCCTGGCGGCCATGGCGGTGGTGATGCTCGGCTCGGCATTCTTCTCTTGCCTGTCAATGACTTTGGCGGGGCTGGTCCGCAACCGCGACCGCTTGATGGGCATCGGCCAGGCCATCACCATGCCGCTGTTCTTCGCCTCCAACGCGTTGTATCCGGTGGACATCATGCCCGGCTGGCTGCACGCGCTCTCCACCGTGAATCCGCTGTCCTACGAGGTGAACGCACTGCGCTCACTCCTGCTGGGCACCCCGGGCCACACCCTGCTGGACATCGCGGTGCTGGCCGTGGCAGCAGTGCTCGGCATCGCTACGGCATCGGCCCTGCTGCGCCGGCTGGTGCGCTGA
- a CDS encoding MarR family winged helix-turn-helix transcriptional regulator produces MPAHSGLTADLTTDLFHTVGRFRRQLRRTAGGSFAGVTQSQAELLRLVGRQPGISVREAAQELGLAANTASTLVSKLAADELLVRSADPDDRRIGRLRLTEPAQQLADQTRASRRAALDVVLKQLSGEQIDDLTKGLNVLAEMTRMLQEGRP; encoded by the coding sequence GTGCCCGCCCACTCAGGCCTCACCGCCGACCTCACCACCGACCTTTTCCACACCGTCGGTCGCTTCCGCCGACAGTTGCGCCGGACCGCCGGAGGCAGTTTCGCCGGCGTCACCCAATCTCAGGCCGAACTGCTCAGACTGGTCGGCCGCCAGCCCGGCATCTCGGTACGGGAAGCCGCGCAGGAACTCGGCCTGGCCGCCAATACCGCGTCGACCCTGGTCTCCAAGCTGGCCGCAGACGAGCTACTGGTCCGCAGTGCCGACCCCGACGACCGCCGCATCGGCCGGCTCCGGCTGACCGAACCCGCCCAGCAGCTCGCCGATCAGACCCGGGCTTCCCGGCGGGCCGCCCTCGACGTCGTACTGAAACAACTCAGTGGCGAGCAAATCGATGATCTGACAAAGGGTTTGAACGTGCTGGCGGAAATGACCCGGATGCTCCAGGAGGGCCGGCCATGA
- a CDS encoding SDR family NAD(P)-dependent oxidoreductase → MKHSIVAVVLDAGTDAGLATAHNLLADGHRVVVTARQPASLVRITHGYPADRVYALAADTRDRRQLDRVLALTRARFGRVDMIVDPKLYRSVMPAAA, encoded by the coding sequence ATGAAGCACAGCATCGTCGCGGTCGTCCTGGACGCCGGCACCGACGCCGGACTGGCCACCGCCCACAACCTGTTGGCCGACGGACACCGGGTGGTGGTGACCGCCCGGCAGCCAGCCTCGCTGGTACGCATCACCCACGGCTATCCGGCCGATCGCGTCTACGCACTGGCAGCCGACACTCGCGACCGACGGCAGCTCGATCGGGTGCTGGCGCTGACTCGCGCCCGATTCGGCCGCGTCGACATGATCGTCGACCCCAAGCTGTATCGCTCGGTCATGCCCGCCGCGGCCTGA
- a CDS encoding cytochrome P450 has protein sequence MERAMTETVTAELAERAPAIHLPPATGIPKLLQGVAFATNRRRFVNRMVPRLGPVFTCDAPVFGRAVMVTDPQLAKQLFAANPADVGNIQPNLSRVLGSGSVFALDGAEHRLRRKLLTPPFHGKSIKNYERIFEEETLRAAASWPEGTSFPTLEPMMHITLNAILRAVFGADGRHLDELRRIIPPWVTLGSRLAVLPMPTRTYGRLTPWGRLAEYRRQYDEVVGRLIDTVAAAPDLESRDDVLALLLRSTYEDGTAMSRSDIADELLTLLAAGHETTAATMAWVFERISRHPEVLRRLEDEVATGETDEYRQAVLLEVQRIRTIIDFAGRHVYAPSFQLGEWVIPRGFSVIVAIDHMHEDAKEFADPERFDPQRFIGRRPPLAFLPFGGGTRRCVGAVFAQVEMDVVLRTVLRHFAIQVNAAAGEKVFSRGVAYTPKDGGRVTLRRRVTPL, from the coding sequence TTGGAGCGTGCCATGACCGAAACCGTCACCGCTGAACTCGCCGAGCGTGCCCCGGCGATCCATCTGCCGCCGGCGACCGGGATTCCCAAACTCCTGCAGGGCGTGGCCTTCGCGACCAACCGGCGCAGGTTCGTCAACCGCATGGTGCCGCGGCTCGGGCCGGTCTTCACCTGTGACGCACCGGTTTTCGGACGCGCGGTCATGGTGACGGACCCGCAGCTGGCCAAGCAGTTGTTCGCCGCGAATCCCGCTGACGTCGGCAACATCCAGCCGAACCTGTCCCGCGTGCTCGGCAGCGGATCGGTGTTCGCGCTCGACGGCGCCGAGCACCGGCTGCGCCGCAAGCTGCTGACCCCGCCGTTCCACGGCAAGAGCATCAAGAACTACGAGCGCATCTTCGAAGAAGAGACGCTGCGCGCGGCGGCCTCCTGGCCGGAGGGCACGTCGTTCCCCACGCTCGAACCGATGATGCACATCACCCTCAACGCCATTCTGCGCGCGGTGTTCGGGGCCGACGGCCGCCATCTCGACGAGCTGCGGCGCATCATCCCGCCGTGGGTCACCCTGGGGTCGCGGCTCGCGGTGCTGCCCATGCCGACGCGCACCTACGGCCGCCTCACGCCGTGGGGCCGGCTCGCCGAATACCGGCGGCAGTACGACGAGGTCGTCGGCCGGCTGATCGACACGGTCGCCGCCGCCCCCGATCTCGAGAGCCGAGACGACGTCCTGGCGCTACTGCTCCGCAGCACCTACGAAGACGGTACGGCCATGTCCCGCAGCGACATTGCCGACGAACTGCTGACCCTGCTGGCGGCGGGCCACGAAACCACCGCGGCCACGATGGCGTGGGTCTTCGAGCGGATCTCCCGTCATCCGGAGGTGCTGCGACGGCTCGAAGACGAGGTCGCGACCGGCGAGACGGATGAGTACCGGCAAGCCGTCCTGCTGGAGGTGCAACGCATCCGCACCATCATCGACTTCGCCGGCAGGCATGTGTACGCCCCGAGTTTCCAGCTCGGCGAATGGGTGATCCCGCGCGGCTTCTCGGTCATCGTCGCCATCGACCACATGCACGAGGACGCAAAGGAATTCGCCGATCCCGAGCGGTTCGACCCGCAGCGATTCATCGGGCGCCGGCCGCCGCTGGCGTTCCTGCCGTTCGGCGGTGGCACCCGGCGGTGTGTCGGAGCGGTCTTCGCGCAGGTCGAGATGGACGTCGTGCTACGGACGGTGCTGCGCCACTTCGCGATTCAGGTCAACGCCGCCGCGGGGGAGAAGGTCTTCTCGCGCGGTGTCGCGTACACGCCGAAAGACGGTGGTCGCGTGACGCTGCGCCGTCGCGTCACGCCGCTGTAG